The Fusobacterium russii ATCC 25533 genome includes a region encoding these proteins:
- a CDS encoding cytochrome c biogenesis CcdA family protein → MLGTELFIGAVYLAGLLSFFSPCIFPLLPVYIGMLSTGRKKSILKTLVFVLGLSTSFVLLGFGAGTIGSILTSRSFRIISGIIIIIFGIIQMELIRIPILERTKLVDIKGKEQDGIWGAFLLGFTFSLGWTPCVGPILASILFISSGGGNPLHGALMMLVYVLGLATPFLILSLSSKYLLEKISGIKKHLNLVKKIGGLLIIAMGILLLMDKLNIFLNI, encoded by the coding sequence ATGTTAGGAACAGAGTTATTTATAGGGGCGGTTTATCTTGCAGGTTTACTTTCATTTTTTTCCCCTTGTATATTTCCGTTGTTACCAGTGTACATTGGAATGTTAAGCACAGGAAGAAAGAAGTCGATTCTAAAAACGCTGGTATTCGTTCTGGGTCTTTCAACAAGCTTTGTTTTACTAGGCTTTGGAGCGGGAACAATAGGTTCTATTTTGACAAGTAGATCTTTTAGAATTATAAGTGGGATAATAATAATAATTTTTGGAATTATTCAAATGGAGCTTATAAGAATTCCAATTTTAGAAAGAACAAAACTTGTTGATATAAAAGGGAAAGAACAAGATGGAATTTGGGGAGCATTTTTATTAGGTTTTACATTCAGTTTAGGTTGGACACCTTGTGTAGGCCCTATACTTGCATCGATTTTATTTATTTCAAGTGGAGGAGGAAATCCACTTCATGGTGCACTTATGATGTTGGTTTATGTTTTGGGACTAGCTACTCCATTTTTAATTCTATCTCTTTCTTCAAAATATCTGTTGGAAAAGATTTCAGGAATAAAGAAACATTTGAATCTTGTGAAAAAAATAGGAGGTCTACTTATTATTGCTATGGGTATATTACTTCTTATGGATAAGTTAAATATATTTTTAAATATATAA
- a CDS encoding redoxin family protein: MKILKKIFFVMMMLLVGAGAAYAAESDLTKITLKDVNGMEYKFGKQDKETYVKFWASWCPICLSGLEELDKLSGENKNFEIVTIVSPGMKGEKKSQDFTKWYNSLGYKNLKVLLDEKGELSKMFNVRVYPTSVILSKEGEVKKVLPGHLEKSEIEKMFDSKMDKKMMMDDKMMNKDEMKKDMMNDKMMNKDGMKNDMMHKEEMKDKKMMNDKMGMEKKTTN; this comes from the coding sequence ATGAAAATACTAAAGAAAATATTTTTTGTTATGATGATGCTGTTAGTTGGTGCAGGTGCAGCATATGCAGCAGAAAGTGATTTAACTAAAATTACTTTAAAAGATGTAAATGGCATGGAGTATAAATTTGGAAAACAAGATAAAGAAACTTATGTCAAATTTTGGGCTTCTTGGTGTCCGATTTGTCTTTCTGGGCTGGAAGAGCTTGATAAACTTAGTGGAGAAAATAAAAACTTTGAAATTGTAACTATTGTCAGTCCAGGAATGAAGGGCGAAAAGAAAAGTCAAGATTTTACTAAATGGTACAATTCATTAGGCTATAAAAATTTAAAAGTTCTATTGGATGAAAAAGGGGAACTTTCAAAAATGTTCAATGTTCGTGTCTATCCTACTTCAGTAATTTTATCTAAAGAAGGGGAGGTTAAAAAAGTTCTTCCAGGACATTTAGAAAAATCAGAAATTGAAAAGATGTTTGACTCTAAAATGGATAAAAAAATGATGATGGATGATAAAATGATGAACAAAGACGAAATGAAAAAAGATATGATGAATGACAAGATGATGAATAAAGATGGAATGAAAAATGATATGATGCATAAAGAGGAGATGAAAGATAAAAAAATGATGAATGATAAAATGGGTATGGAAAAAAAAACAACAAATTAA